In the Pseudoalteromonas undina genome, one interval contains:
- a CDS encoding DUF2057 domain-containing protein, with product MRKSILLGSVAALLVSASSLAENIHFPEEFVPLQVGERVIESSIFSRVDDVELAPGTYQLKLKYTDLYDLGYDDHEVIESEPFWVNVTVEAGKDYTLVFNRAENAVAAKVFAEAPQVSLKAKGSTLAEPLNVIAERQLQSSQFNQQASETPAGPQKPSRPIKPIAPINGKGMPSAANMLDFWWQQATLAERQAFLDKVTK from the coding sequence ATGCGTAAATCAATATTATTAGGCAGTGTAGCGGCGCTCTTGGTGAGTGCATCTAGTTTGGCAGAAAACATTCACTTTCCCGAGGAGTTTGTTCCTTTACAAGTGGGTGAACGAGTCATTGAAAGTTCGATTTTTAGTCGTGTTGATGATGTTGAATTAGCACCGGGTACTTATCAGTTAAAGCTTAAATACACAGATTTATATGATTTAGGTTATGACGATCACGAAGTGATTGAGTCAGAGCCTTTTTGGGTCAATGTAACTGTTGAAGCAGGTAAAGATTACACCTTAGTATTTAATCGTGCTGAAAATGCGGTGGCAGCGAAAGTATTTGCTGAGGCACCGCAAGTAAGCTTAAAAGCAAAAGGCAGTACCTTAGCTGAGCCATTAAATGTGATAGCTGAACGACAACTACAAAGTTCACAGTTTAATCAGCAGGCCTCAGAAACCCCTGCCGGTCCACAAAAACCAAGCCGCCCAATTAAACCGATTGCGCCAATTAATGGTAAGGGCATGCCAAGCGCTGCCAATATGCTCGACTTTTGGTGGCAACAAGCAACGCTCGCTGAAAGGCAGGCTTTTTTAGATAAAGTAACAAAATAA
- a CDS encoding histidine triad nucleotide-binding protein, which yields MSQETIFTKIINREIPADIIYEDDLALAFKDINPQAPFHALIIPKQAIATINDVTEENSHLVGHLYVVAAKLAKQLNFSDDGYRVVMNCNEHGGQTVYHIHLHMLAGKEMGWPPYQNTKKVAL from the coding sequence ATGAGTCAAGAGACTATTTTTACTAAAATTATTAATCGTGAAATTCCTGCTGACATTATTTACGAAGACGACCTAGCACTTGCATTTAAAGATATTAACCCTCAAGCACCCTTTCATGCGTTGATTATTCCTAAACAAGCCATTGCCACGATTAATGATGTCACTGAGGAAAACTCACATCTTGTTGGTCATCTATATGTGGTAGCGGCTAAGCTTGCCAAACAACTTAATTTTAGCGATGACGGCTACCGCGTGGTGATGAACTGCAATGAACACGGTGGACAAACCGTTTACCATATTCATTTGCATATGCTGGCGGGAAAAGAAATGGGCTGGCCTCCGTATCAAAACACTAAAAAAGTTGCGCTATAA
- a CDS encoding helix-turn-helix transcriptional regulator, whose amino-acid sequence MSSSAFLLLDEEPINTIGINVLEPLLKTQGLDVTTGTNILDVPVGTRLLFIETSSKDAWTKLKEQLVNLRIKCDIVLFNLDENPELANRALLSGIRGVFYTTDNADVLMKGIRLLLEDQLWYRRDIMCNALNRMLQFNKDALHKLTDGDIEPIKLTKREKAIISLMSNGSKNKEIAEELSISPHTVKTHLYSAFRKTKCRNRIELLSWAQQNIPDEIR is encoded by the coding sequence ATGAGCAGTTCAGCCTTTTTGTTGTTAGACGAAGAACCAATTAACACTATTGGTATTAACGTTTTAGAGCCTTTGTTAAAAACACAGGGCCTTGACGTAACTACGGGTACAAATATTTTAGATGTTCCGGTAGGTACTCGCTTATTGTTCATTGAAACATCAAGTAAAGACGCGTGGACTAAGCTAAAAGAACAACTCGTTAATTTGCGTATCAAATGCGATATTGTGTTGTTTAATTTAGATGAAAACCCAGAGCTTGCTAATCGTGCATTACTCAGTGGTATTCGCGGTGTATTTTACACCACCGATAATGCTGATGTACTCATGAAAGGGATTCGTTTACTACTTGAAGATCAGCTTTGGTATCGTCGCGATATTATGTGTAATGCGCTTAACCGCATGCTGCAATTTAATAAAGACGCATTACACAAGCTAACCGATGGTGATATTGAGCCAATCAAACTCACTAAACGTGAAAAAGCAATTATCTCGTTAATGAGTAATGGTTCTAAAAATAAAGAAATTGCTGAAGAGTTAAGCATTAGCCCGCACACGGTTAAGACTCATTTATACAGTGCATTTAGAAAAACTAAATGTCGTAACCGTATTGAACTACTCTCTTGGGCACAACAAAATATTCCTGACGAGATTCGTTAA
- a CDS encoding response regulator, with protein sequence MLDSFTLYFASIAVMTVMTLLNFLTWRTNKHVPGTLLYISYPLLLLAAIVGFALIGKIPEKLAITFANSMMFLASIVHCLSLSQFLNYRGRGFKFVCLFTAASALLLVYFTFFQPSMRSRVYISDFQHIVEAAFLLFVFFKYARKPYPNASIVYIIILTLVAASFITRTIFMDRVAQQDAILNPWFDSLLFLNSVIAPMFYAAGMALLCNERRELRLNKLTEKAHKDLEIRGLFLSTISHEIRTPLNGILGSAQLVLNQTSDSRNKAYCEAIINSAESLNLLVDKVLEYASLDQHDEALYEEDIEFKTWLQNLCLLLSPLAEQKQLKFELACNIPDKACYYCDQQKLRQIIINLVGNAIKFTDTGTVKVQIDLINETQLDHTLKVSVLDSGPGIEKDEIDYLTEPYIQSSAGKEKGGTGLGLAITSRLLDKINSQLEITSELGVGSVFSFNMTLAIGELSLVEQRHQSKDYLTGLDVLLVEDLDLNQKIAVEFMADDEHKIKLAKDGKSAIELMKKYHFDVVLLDMNLPDLTGQQVLKTLKRVEHKNQRTPVLAFTASLSPDEIKEYLALGIKDIVGKPLKQEKLRQALSDSQSTQTANIAVELIDTLYDETATETLTSSFSIDEVSSIYNEFILSARNKLSRCQALLEQDPEQCIKLLHRQASTAMQLGFNSYGLALKKIERRLLDKKPLNNSLNEASTLWQHSLEAYLKYVRQGLG encoded by the coding sequence ATGCTCGACTCATTTACGCTTTATTTTGCCAGTATCGCTGTTATGACAGTGATGACGTTACTAAATTTTTTAACTTGGCGTACCAACAAGCATGTTCCCGGCACGTTACTTTATATTTCCTACCCTTTACTACTATTAGCCGCTATTGTGGGCTTTGCGCTCATAGGTAAAATCCCTGAAAAGCTTGCCATTACCTTTGCTAATAGCATGATGTTTTTAGCGTCCATTGTGCATTGCTTATCGCTGAGTCAGTTTTTAAATTATCGTGGTCGTGGTTTTAAATTTGTTTGCCTATTTACCGCTGCCAGCGCTTTATTGCTTGTTTACTTCACTTTTTTTCAGCCATCTATGCGCTCACGGGTTTATATTTCTGACTTTCAACATATTGTAGAAGCCGCTTTTTTACTATTTGTTTTTTTTAAATATGCGCGAAAACCTTATCCTAATGCCAGTATTGTTTACATTATTATTTTAACCTTGGTTGCAGCCAGTTTTATCACTCGAACTATTTTTATGGATCGCGTTGCACAACAAGATGCAATATTAAACCCATGGTTTGACTCACTATTATTTTTGAACAGTGTGATTGCCCCTATGTTTTATGCAGCCGGTATGGCGCTATTGTGTAATGAACGCAGAGAATTAAGGCTTAATAAACTTACCGAAAAAGCACACAAAGACTTAGAGATTCGCGGGCTCTTTTTATCAACTATAAGCCATGAAATACGCACCCCATTAAACGGCATTTTAGGCAGCGCACAACTGGTGTTAAACCAAACTAGCGACAGCCGCAATAAAGCTTATTGTGAAGCCATTATCAACTCAGCTGAGTCACTCAACTTACTAGTAGATAAAGTGCTGGAATACGCAAGCTTAGATCAGCATGACGAAGCCTTGTACGAAGAAGACATAGAGTTCAAAACTTGGCTACAAAACTTATGCCTGCTGTTAAGTCCTCTGGCCGAACAAAAACAGCTTAAATTTGAGCTTGCCTGTAACATCCCTGATAAAGCCTGTTATTACTGCGACCAACAAAAGCTCAGACAAATCATTATTAATCTTGTTGGTAATGCGATTAAATTTACCGACACCGGCACAGTAAAAGTACAGATTGATTTAATTAATGAAACTCAGCTCGATCATACTCTTAAAGTAAGTGTACTCGATTCGGGCCCGGGTATTGAAAAAGATGAAATTGATTACTTAACTGAGCCCTACATTCAAAGCAGCGCTGGTAAGGAAAAAGGCGGAACGGGGCTTGGTCTGGCTATAACTAGTCGCCTTCTCGATAAAATAAATAGCCAACTAGAAATCACCAGTGAGCTCGGAGTGGGTAGCGTATTTAGCTTTAACATGACACTAGCCATAGGTGAACTTAGCCTTGTAGAGCAGCGCCATCAAAGTAAGGATTATTTAACCGGACTTGATGTGTTACTTGTTGAAGATTTAGATTTAAACCAAAAAATAGCTGTTGAATTTATGGCTGACGACGAGCATAAAATTAAGCTCGCCAAAGATGGCAAAAGTGCGATTGAGTTGATGAAAAAATATCACTTTGATGTGGTGTTACTTGATATGAACTTACCCGACTTAACAGGGCAGCAAGTGCTAAAAACACTCAAACGAGTGGAGCATAAAAATCAGCGAACTCCGGTGCTGGCCTTTACTGCCAGCTTGAGCCCTGATGAAATAAAAGAATACTTAGCACTGGGTATTAAAGACATTGTTGGCAAGCCATTAAAGCAAGAAAAACTACGCCAAGCATTGAGTGATTCACAGTCAACACAAACAGCTAATATTGCCGTCGAGCTGATTGATACGTTATACGATGAAACCGCAACAGAGACCTTAACAAGCTCTTTTAGTATTGATGAAGTATCTTCTATCTATAATGAATTTATTCTTTCTGCTCGTAATAAGCTGAGCCGTTGCCAAGCTTTATTAGAGCAAGACCCCGAGCAATGCATTAAGTTATTACATCGCCAAGCCAGTACCGCAATGCAACTTGGCTTTAATAGCTATGGACTGGCTCTTAAAAAAATAGAACGACGCCTGCTAGATAAAAAACCATTAAATAACTCGTTAAATGAAGCCAGCACACTGTGGCAACACAGTTTAGAGGCGTATTTAAAGTATGTGCGCCAAGGGCTAGGGTAA
- a CDS encoding mannose-1-phosphate guanylyltransferase/mannose-6-phosphate isomerase — translation MNTTLITPVVLAGGIGTRLWPLSRQAMPKQFLSLLDDKNQQSLLQSTLLRVATEDFNPAILVCNEQHRFIAAEQAAFAKPHAIVLEPEGKNTAPAIALAAHYALKNNITGPLLVMPADHHIADFTGLTAQLSDAIKLAEQGKLVTFSITPTEPHTGYGYIKQGAAIEGTCCFEVDQFKEKPDLATALTYLAEGGYSWNSGMFLFTPAAYLKELERFAPKIAKSVANATDFKKDLAFTRANAHALEACPSDSIDYAILERSNNVVVMPVALKWSDVGSFSALAALSKKDSQGNSQNQQHIAQNSINNLVISEDGHTIATLGVSDLAIVHTHDATLVAKQDSLEGLPLILKQLAITQNDKLAHHQVVYRPWGNYRTLVESIGFKVKKITVKSGARLSTQRHQHRAEHWVVVSGTADICIDQQSLTLTHDQSCYIGAKQLHSLANNQPEPLVVIEVQTGAILDESDIERFDDIYGRK, via the coding sequence ATGAATACAACCCTTATTACACCGGTAGTTTTAGCAGGCGGCATTGGCACACGGCTTTGGCCGCTATCGCGCCAAGCAATGCCAAAGCAGTTTTTATCTTTGCTGGATGATAAAAATCAGCAGTCATTATTACAAAGTACGTTATTACGGGTTGCAACTGAGGACTTTAATCCCGCTATTTTGGTCTGTAATGAGCAGCATCGATTTATTGCCGCGGAGCAGGCTGCATTTGCAAAACCCCATGCCATAGTACTTGAGCCAGAAGGTAAAAATACCGCACCAGCTATTGCCCTTGCCGCGCACTATGCCTTAAAAAATAATATCACGGGCCCATTGTTGGTGATGCCTGCCGATCATCATATTGCAGATTTTACCGGATTAACGGCTCAGTTATCTGATGCGATTAAACTTGCTGAGCAAGGTAAATTAGTTACATTTTCAATTACGCCAACAGAGCCACACACAGGTTATGGGTATATAAAACAGGGCGCAGCAATCGAAGGTACCTGTTGCTTTGAAGTTGACCAGTTCAAGGAAAAGCCTGATTTAGCAACTGCATTAACCTATTTAGCTGAGGGCGGTTATAGTTGGAATAGTGGTATGTTTTTATTTACTCCCGCGGCATATCTAAAAGAACTGGAACGCTTTGCCCCCAAAATAGCTAAAAGTGTTGCTAATGCTACTGATTTTAAAAAAGACTTAGCGTTTACCAGAGCAAATGCCCATGCACTTGAAGCTTGCCCAAGTGACTCAATTGACTACGCTATTTTAGAGCGCAGCAATAATGTAGTGGTAATGCCAGTGGCGTTAAAGTGGAGCGATGTCGGCAGTTTTTCTGCACTGGCTGCGCTGAGTAAAAAGGATTCGCAGGGCAATAGTCAAAATCAGCAACATATTGCACAAAACAGTATTAATAACCTAGTTATTAGTGAAGATGGACACACAATTGCTACTTTAGGTGTGAGCGATTTAGCGATTGTTCATACTCATGATGCTACCTTGGTTGCAAAGCAAGATTCGCTTGAAGGCTTGCCTTTAATACTTAAGCAATTGGCAATTACGCAAAATGACAAACTGGCGCATCATCAGGTGGTTTACCGCCCTTGGGGAAATTATCGTACGCTAGTAGAAAGTATCGGCTTTAAGGTTAAAAAAATTACCGTAAAAAGTGGGGCTAGGCTCTCAACCCAGCGTCATCAGCACCGTGCCGAGCATTGGGTGGTTGTCTCAGGTACTGCAGATATATGTATTGACCAGCAAAGCTTGACGCTGACTCACGACCAATCTTGTTATATTGGTGCAAAACAACTGCACAGCTTAGCGAATAATCAGCCCGAACCCTTAGTTGTTATTGAAGTTCAAACGGGTGCCATTTTAGATGAAAGCGATATAGAGCGATTTGACGATATATACGGTAGAAAATAA
- a CDS encoding amidohydrolase, producing MLNLTLVLLQSSLHWLDKDANLAMFEKQLANITNQPDLIVLPETFATGFAVNLDCGEPENGSVLSWLKAQAKHYNAVFAGSVLVTQGRKKANRFYWVQPSGEVRYYDKRHLLCLGNEGEFVVAGQTREVFELNGFKILPQVCYDLRFPVFQRNSNDYDVMINIANWPAARRNVWDTLLMARAMENLCYVVGVNRVGEDGNGIDHSGGTAVYDFKGEPLIKAHDDQQALLTITLNKAPLDEFRAKFPAHLDADAFTLV from the coding sequence ATGTTAAATTTAACGTTAGTACTACTACAAAGTTCGCTACACTGGCTTGATAAAGATGCTAACTTAGCTATGTTTGAAAAACAGCTTGCTAATATCACCAATCAACCTGATTTAATTGTATTGCCCGAAACCTTTGCCACTGGATTTGCGGTTAACCTTGATTGTGGCGAACCTGAAAATGGCTCAGTACTGAGTTGGCTAAAGGCACAGGCGAAGCACTATAATGCGGTATTTGCAGGCTCGGTATTGGTAACCCAAGGACGTAAAAAAGCGAATCGGTTTTACTGGGTACAACCAAGTGGTGAGGTACGTTATTACGATAAGCGCCACTTACTTTGTTTGGGTAACGAGGGCGAATTTGTAGTAGCAGGACAAACCCGTGAAGTGTTTGAACTCAATGGGTTTAAAATTTTACCGCAAGTTTGCTACGATTTACGTTTTCCGGTGTTTCAGCGCAATAGCAATGACTACGACGTGATGATAAATATTGCCAACTGGCCTGCGGCAAGGCGTAATGTGTGGGATACCTTATTAATGGCGCGAGCAATGGAAAACCTGTGCTACGTGGTTGGCGTAAATCGGGTTGGCGAAGATGGTAATGGTATTGACCACAGCGGTGGAACCGCAGTGTATGACTTTAAAGGTGAGCCACTGATTAAAGCGCATGACGACCAGCAAGCACTATTAACAATCACGTTAAATAAAGCGCCGCTTGATGAGTTTAGAGCTAAATTCCCGGCACATTTAGATGCAGATGCTTTTACATTGGTATAA
- a CDS encoding winged helix-turn-helix domain-containing protein, with protein MRLASFLTKGNIVVIGEWQLNIDLQTISDGDNTRELEPLLFKLLCYFIEHNGRIIPRQELAEKIWLQSYVDDNAINRAISELRKALKSAKQPGQSIKTHYRTGYSLFIPITMPEASPIIASTESVETIQNVVSVQKSTTTSNNTYFTIERSRKLILPLLSFILLLGAFVAVTMTSTDQKQKKQQTHSAPTPKELKLSAQTISWHKGTHYNLKLSPHKDKLAFLVDSMDKNTKTTLYIINLETGKELLIDSGYLVVNGWSHDSERLFYTQCKNSTKAECEIIQASDLLSAQPKLQHLDNPLLDSNLKYIYDYTEIDNTAIFSRNNYRNIAHLTALYSLDLDTKEEIRITNPNINGTGDLLLAVIPNPNRIIYERHQITHSEIYMSNLDGSSPMKLFDQPYRTWVITYDRKNNELLWYNRHKSSIESYSLDEMQMLPAIHAPIARSNYAFSLSKNSILSSTDLHDHDLLILDLDKNTQAEIANSAKNEANGFKLEKQKTYFQVKNFHGVSHWLKHNSQYKDITSIIGKNNKVMDADLSQSALLTYNKEKLLLTLLNTNDFSVIEQWPARGSVITAKINGQYIALLSTDKQMNSTLNIYDRQQSTWDKVDILTPFSFDWINSTELIANNKTQQLIQYDVVSHQFKKLSLSKELQKIKQSLQQLNYDSGFLYFTTETDIYRAPLDKLTKVETVFSLSNKGMSFILGSNIQDNTLHLSVLRARNKNYIELYTDVTKNTHATERPVSFFSL; from the coding sequence ATGAGGTTAGCTAGTTTTCTCACTAAAGGAAATATTGTCGTAATTGGTGAGTGGCAACTTAACATTGATCTTCAAACTATTAGCGACGGCGATAATACCAGAGAGTTAGAGCCTTTATTATTCAAATTATTATGCTATTTTATTGAGCATAATGGGCGGATAATTCCTCGTCAAGAACTCGCTGAAAAGATTTGGCTACAAAGCTATGTAGATGATAATGCGATAAATCGAGCTATTTCAGAGTTAAGAAAAGCTCTCAAATCAGCAAAACAGCCAGGCCAAAGCATTAAAACCCATTACCGTACTGGCTACAGCTTATTCATTCCGATAACAATGCCAGAAGCGTCTCCAATAATAGCTTCTACAGAATCTGTTGAAACTATTCAAAACGTAGTCTCGGTTCAAAAAAGCACTACTACCTCTAATAATACCTATTTCACAATTGAGCGCTCGCGAAAGCTCATTCTACCTTTACTTAGTTTTATTTTATTACTTGGAGCATTCGTGGCTGTTACAATGACATCCACCGATCAAAAACAAAAAAAACAGCAAACACATTCAGCGCCAACGCCTAAAGAGCTAAAGCTCTCCGCACAAACAATATCTTGGCACAAAGGTACGCATTACAATCTCAAACTGTCCCCACATAAAGATAAGCTTGCTTTTTTAGTTGATAGTATGGACAAGAATACTAAAACCACACTTTACATAATTAATTTAGAAACGGGAAAAGAGCTATTGATCGACTCAGGCTACCTTGTGGTTAATGGCTGGTCTCATGACAGTGAAAGACTATTTTATACCCAATGTAAAAACTCTACCAAGGCAGAATGTGAGATAATTCAAGCAAGCGATTTATTGAGTGCGCAGCCCAAACTTCAACATCTAGATAACCCACTTTTAGATTCAAATTTAAAATATATATATGATTACACTGAAATAGACAACACAGCCATATTTTCACGTAATAATTATCGTAATATTGCTCATTTAACAGCCTTGTATTCATTAGATTTAGATACTAAAGAAGAGATTCGAATTACCAACCCCAATATTAATGGTACCGGAGATTTATTATTAGCCGTCATACCAAATCCAAACCGAATTATATATGAGCGCCATCAAATTACCCACTCTGAAATATATATGTCTAACTTAGATGGTAGCTCTCCTATGAAGCTCTTCGATCAGCCATATAGAACATGGGTTATAACTTATGATAGAAAAAATAATGAACTACTATGGTATAACCGCCATAAAAGCTCGATAGAATCATATTCTTTAGATGAAATGCAGATGTTGCCAGCTATACATGCCCCCATAGCAAGATCTAACTACGCTTTTTCACTAAGCAAAAATAGTATTTTAAGTAGTACAGATCTGCATGATCATGATTTATTAATTTTGGATTTAGATAAAAATACTCAAGCAGAAATTGCTAATTCAGCTAAAAATGAAGCGAATGGCTTCAAATTAGAAAAGCAAAAAACTTACTTTCAAGTAAAAAACTTTCATGGGGTTAGCCATTGGCTAAAACATAATAGTCAATACAAAGACATTACCTCTATTATTGGTAAAAATAATAAGGTAATGGATGCTGATTTAAGCCAGAGTGCATTACTGACATACAATAAAGAAAAATTATTACTAACACTTTTAAACACAAATGACTTTTCTGTCATCGAGCAATGGCCAGCTAGAGGAAGTGTAATAACTGCAAAAATTAACGGCCAATACATCGCCCTATTAAGCACAGACAAGCAGATGAATAGCACATTGAATATTTACGACCGTCAACAATCTACATGGGATAAAGTTGATATCTTAACGCCATTTTCATTTGACTGGATCAATAGCACTGAACTCATTGCAAACAATAAAACCCAGCAACTCATCCAATATGACGTGGTAAGCCACCAATTTAAAAAGCTATCTCTATCGAAAGAGCTACAAAAAATAAAACAATCATTACAGCAACTCAACTACGATAGCGGATTTTTATACTTTACTACCGAAACTGATATTTACAGAGCACCTCTCGATAAGCTTACAAAGGTTGAAACTGTATTTAGCCTCTCGAATAAAGGAATGAGCTTTATACTTGGTAGTAACATTCAAGATAACACTCTTCATCTCTCAGTTTTAAGAGCACGAAATAAAAACTACATTGAGCTTTATACTGACGTCACAAAAAATACGCATGCAACCGAACGGCCTGTGTCTTTTTTTAGTCTCTAA
- a CDS encoding FMN-binding glutamate synthase family protein — translation MSQFIMFSIDVFASLFIVALGLLVVLIAIFYIRDVTQTKHAIRRNYPVIGRFRYFFERQGEFFRQYFFALDREEMPFNRAERSWVYRAAKDVDHTAAFGSTQSLEATGTVMFMNCAFPTLDEEALAPSNVTLGPYCKFPYTTNSLFNISGMSFGALSSPAVRALSKGAKLAGCWMNTGEGGLSPYHLEGGADIVFQIGTAKYGVRDEQGNLSTEKLKAVAAHPAVKMFELKMSQGAKPGKGGMLPGRKVNAEIAKIRDIPEGQDSISPNGHPEIKNPNDILDMLTTIRTATGKPTGFKAVIGEHTWLESLFAEINHRGIESAPDFITIDSADGGTGAAPQSLLDSVGLPLKESLPLVIQLLKKHGLRERVKIIVSGKLIVPSKVAWALALGADFVVSARGHMFALGCIQAMQCNKDTCPTGITTHNERLQRGLNVEDKAQRVANYNKYIHYGAGLIAHSCGVTSARELKRKHVRIVQESGLSEPLDKIYENHK, via the coding sequence ATGAGTCAGTTTATAATGTTCAGTATCGATGTGTTTGCCAGCCTATTTATTGTTGCATTGGGGTTGCTGGTTGTATTAATTGCTATTTTTTATATTCGAGATGTTACGCAAACAAAGCATGCTATTAGGCGTAATTATCCCGTGATTGGACGTTTTCGTTATTTCTTTGAGCGCCAAGGTGAGTTTTTCAGACAGTATTTTTTTGCCCTCGATCGTGAAGAAATGCCCTTTAATCGTGCCGAGCGTAGTTGGGTCTACCGCGCGGCTAAAGATGTTGATCACACGGCCGCTTTTGGTTCAACTCAAAGTTTAGAGGCCACAGGCACCGTCATGTTTATGAACTGTGCATTTCCTACCTTAGATGAAGAAGCCTTAGCGCCGAGCAACGTAACTCTTGGCCCTTACTGTAAATTTCCTTACACCACAAATTCGCTATTTAATATATCGGGCATGAGCTTTGGTGCGCTATCAAGCCCTGCTGTGCGTGCACTATCTAAGGGGGCAAAATTAGCAGGATGTTGGATGAACACGGGAGAAGGCGGCCTTAGCCCATATCACTTAGAAGGAGGTGCCGATATTGTATTTCAAATTGGCACCGCAAAATATGGTGTACGCGACGAGCAGGGAAATTTAAGTACAGAAAAGCTAAAAGCCGTTGCTGCACATCCAGCGGTTAAAATGTTTGAACTGAAAATGAGCCAAGGTGCTAAGCCCGGAAAAGGCGGCATGTTACCTGGGCGAAAAGTGAATGCTGAAATTGCCAAAATAAGAGATATACCCGAAGGGCAGGATTCGATTAGTCCAAACGGGCACCCAGAAATAAAAAATCCAAACGATATTCTAGACATGCTTACCACCATCAGAACTGCAACGGGTAAACCGACAGGCTTTAAAGCGGTTATTGGTGAACATACTTGGTTAGAAAGTTTATTCGCCGAGATTAATCATCGTGGCATTGAGTCCGCACCCGACTTTATTACTATTGATAGTGCGGATGGCGGTACCGGCGCAGCACCACAATCTTTATTAGATTCTGTGGGGTTACCGCTTAAAGAAAGCCTTCCTTTAGTTATACAGCTATTAAAGAAACATGGTCTTAGAGAGCGAGTTAAAATTATTGTTTCGGGTAAATTAATTGTGCCATCCAAAGTCGCATGGGCATTAGCACTAGGAGCCGACTTTGTAGTTTCTGCGCGAGGGCATATGTTTGCACTAGGCTGCATTCAGGCTATGCAATGTAATAAAGATACTTGCCCAACAGGGATTACTACGCATAATGAACGTTTACAACGTGGTTTGAATGTTGAAGATAAAGCGCAGCGGGTCGCAAATTATAATAAATACATCCATTACGGGGCAGGGCTTATTGCACATTCTTGTGGCGTTACCAGTGCTCGCGAATTAAAACGTAAACATGTACGTATAGTGCAAGAGAGCGGCCTTTCTGAGCCATTAGACAAAATTTACGAAAATCATAAATAA